A window of the Equus przewalskii isolate Varuska chromosome 10, EquPr2, whole genome shotgun sequence genome harbors these coding sequences:
- the SPAG7 gene encoding sperm-associated antigen 7, translating to MADLLGSILSSMEKPPSLGDQETRRKAREQAARLKKLQEQEKQQKVEFRKRMEKEVSDFIQDSGQIKKKFQPMNKIERSILHDVVEVAGLTSFSFGEDDECRYVMIFKKEFAPSDEELDSYRRGEEWDPQKAEEKRKLKELAQRQEEEAAQQGPVVVSPASDYKDKYSHLIGKGAAKDAAHMLQANKTYGCVPVANKRDTRSIEEAMNEIRAKKRLRQSGEELPPTS from the exons ATGGCGGACCTACTGGGCTCCATCCTGAGCTCCATGGAGAAGCCACCCAGCCTCGGTGACCAGGAGACTCGGCGCAAGGCCCGAG AGCAGGCTGCCCGCCTGAAGAAACTACAGGAgcaagagaaacaacagaaagtGGAGTTTCGTAAAAGG atggagaaagaagtgtCAGATTTCATCCAAGACAGTGGGCAGATCAAGAAAAAGTTTCAGCCAATGAACAAGATAGAGAGGAGCATACT ACACGATGTGGTGGAAGTGGCCGGCCTGACATCCTTCTCCTTCGGGGAAGATGATGAGTGTCGCTATGTCATGATCTTCAAAAAG GAGTTTGCACCCTCAGACGAAGAGCTGGACTCCTACCGTCGTGGCGAGGAGTGGGACCCTCAGAAGGCTGAGGAGAAACGGAAGCTGAAG GAGCTGGCCCAGcggcaggaggaagaggcagcccAGCAGGGACCTGTGGTGGTGAGCCCCGCCAGCGACTACAAGGACAAGTATAGCCACCTCATCGGCAAGGGGGCAGCCAAGGATGCAGCCCACATGCTACAGGCCAACAAGACCTACGGCTGTG tgCCCGTGGCCAACAAGAGGGACACACGCTCCATTGAAGAGGCCATGAATGAGATCAGAGCCAAGAAGCGTCTGCGGCAGAGCGGGGAAGAGTTGCCACCTACCTCCT